CGGCGACAACATTCCCAAGGCAGTCTACGACAACCTGTTGGCCATCTTCCAGGCGAACCTGCCCACCTGGCACCGCTTCTGGCGCATCCGTAAGAAAGCCCTGGGGGGCCGGCTCTACACCCACGACGTGCCCATATACGACGCTCCGGCGCCTTTGGTACTGAGCCCCAAAATTACCTTTTGGGAGGCTGCCGAGACCATCTGCCGGGGGATGCAGCCGCTGGGCTCAGAATATGTCGAACCCATGCGGCGGGGCCTGTTCGAAGAGCGCTGGGTGGACTGGGGCCAGAACCAGGGCAAGCGGCCCGGGGCCTTTTCTTCCGGGCTCAAGGGCACCTACCCCTACATCCTGATGAGCTGGTCGGACGACCTCTTCTCGCTGAGCACCCTGGCCCATGAGCTCGGCCACTCCATGCACAGCTACTTCACCCGCCAAAGCCAGCCCATCGTCTATGCCCGCTACAGCCTGTTTGTGGCCGAGGTGGCCTCCAACTTCAACCAGGCTATGGTGCGGGCCATGCTGCTGCGCGAAGCCCAAACCCCCGCGTACAAACTGGCGGTGCTGGAGGAGGCCTTCGCCAACTTCCACCGCTACCTGTTTGTGATGCCCACCTTGGCCCGCTTTGAGCTCGAGCTGTACCGGCGCATCGAACAGGGTGGGGCCCTCACCGCGCCCTTCCTGATCGAACGGCTGGCCGAGCTCTTCGCCGAGGGCTACGGTGGGGAGGTGGAGATAGACCAGGAGCGGCTGGGGGCGGGCTGGATGCACTTCTCGCACCTCTATAGCCCTTTTTACGTCTATCAGTACGCCACCGGCATTGCTGCCGCCAACGCCCTGGCCAAGGATGTGCTCGAGCAGGGCGAACCCGCTGCAAGGCGCTACCTCGACTTCCTGAAGGTGGGCGACTCGGTGTATCCGTTGGAAGCGCTCAAAATTGCCGGCATCGACATGCACAGCCCCGAGCCGGTGGAGCGGGGGTTTGGGGTGCTGAAGGGCATGGTGGACGAGCTCGAGAAACTGGTGGGCTAGCCTAGCGGGCCAAGACCAGGCGCTGGGTGCTAAGCCCGTCCGACAAGGCTACCTCCCAGCGCCCGCCCGAAGGCAGGCCCAGGGTGGAAAGCCTGGCCTCGCCTCCCTCAAGCCAAAGCCCTAGGGTAGTGCGCTCCTGGCCCAAGTGGGCCACCGAGGCGTAAGGAAAGGCTTGCCGGTTCCAGAAAAGGGTAAGGCTTCCGGCCTGCTCGAGTAGCCGCACCTCGGGCGTGCCCTGGCTTTGTACCTGCCGCTCTGCGGTGCGCTGAAGCAGCAGGCGGCCTGCCTGGGAGATGTCTAACCCCCGTATTGTGCCGGGGTTGGGCAGGCTAAAGCTAAAATGCTCCTCCGACCAGGCTTCCTCGGGGGGTTGGTCGGGGCCGTGCGGCGCCTCTACGCGCTCGGTCTGAAAGGAAACCTCTACCGGGCCCCCCGCAGTGTCCA
This genomic stretch from Meiothermus sp. harbors:
- the pepF gene encoding oligoendopeptidase F, translated to MSNLPKRSELPKEQTWNIEALFASEADWRRALEEAARSVDEVKPFAGRLGESPQLLLQALETYETRMLLAMKVFQYASLQLATEGTNPTFTRMVGEARAVVTRLAAAGAYIEPEILRIPGETLARFLQEEPALAVYRHYLEALQTRRPHVRSAEVEAVLAAASDPLGGHSATAYAATNADMQFRPVEYQGQSLAVSHSSIGELLVHEHPEVRKAAWESYADGHLAFKNTLAQTLQGSIKSFAFQARTRGYPSSLEMALAVSRTCGDNIPKAVYDNLLAIFQANLPTWHRFWRIRKKALGGRLYTHDVPIYDAPAPLVLSPKITFWEAAETICRGMQPLGSEYVEPMRRGLFEERWVDWGQNQGKRPGAFSSGLKGTYPYILMSWSDDLFSLSTLAHELGHSMHSYFTRQSQPIVYARYSLFVAEVASNFNQAMVRAMLLREAQTPAYKLAVLEEAFANFHRYLFVMPTLARFELELYRRIEQGGALTAPFLIERLAELFAEGYGGEVEIDQERLGAGWMHFSHLYSPFYVYQYATGIAAANALAKDVLEQGEPAARRYLDFLKVGDSVYPLEALKIAGIDMHSPEPVERGFGVLKGMVDELEKLVG